The window TTCCGTCACGGACGGCGTAGACGGTGACGTCCGCGAAGTTCTCGTTGCGCACCACCAGCGCCACGCCGCGCGCGTCCGAAAGCTCGCTGCCCGCCTCCGGATCGTTGCCGGCGCAGGCGGCGGTGGACAGAAGCGCGGCGCACAGGGCGAGGATGACACGACGGGACATCAGAAATCTCCGGATCGGGTTCGGGAGGCGCGCAGGCCTCCTGCGGTCTAGATGGGCGCGGCGGCATCGGCCAGCGTGCCCGCCGCCATCCGCTCGCGCAATTCATCCGCCACCCGTTCACTCAGATGTAGCACCGTGCGCCACGCCTGTATCCGCTCGCTGTCCGTCATGCGGTAGAAGTCGTTGCGGTCGGGAATGCGCCCGCCGGGAAGCGAGGCCACGAACGCCGGCGACGGCGCCAGGACGACCGCGCGGCGAAAGTTGATGCCCCGCGCGCGGCGCCACGGCAGCGACTTGTCGAACCATCCGGGCACCAGGTGCGGATAGAAGTGCGGGTACAGCACCAGCCCCTCGCCCGGCCCGAACGAAAAGTGCGGATGATAGTCGATCACCCCGCCGTCGCGGTGCATTCCCTGCGCGCCGGGAATGCGCACCCCCGCCAGCACGAGCGGGATGGAGGCGGACGCCAGCAGCGCCGGCCGCAGGTTCTTCCTGGACAGCGGCAGGTGCAGCGTGGGAAAGTCCGCCAGTTCGCGGAACGGACTCGTATCCCCCGCGCTGTGGAAGATGACGCGCCGCATGTGCAGCGCGAGCGACCTGCGCGACACCAGGTTGCCCGCCGCGGCAGCCGCCAGCGCCGCGCTCTGCACCCACGCGCGCTCGCTGGCCGCCGCGCCCCGCGTCTGCGAGGTGATGACGTGCAGCCGCGCCCACGGATGAGCCAGGATCTCGTCCTCGCCCGCCGGGCCCAGCAGGTCGTTCAGGACGCGTGAACTGACCTCGCTCACCTCCGGCGGCGTGGGCCTGGCCTCGTACCGCTGCTCGATGTACGCCTCGTGCCCGCGGGCCAGCGCGGCGAGCGGATCGTGCTGCGCCAGGCACGCCATCCGCCAGCTGCCGATCGACGAGCCGATCAGGTGCAGCGGACGTTGGCGCGGGACGCGAAAGAACTCGCCGAACAGAAAGCGGTCCAATCCCGCCAGCACCAGCCACTTGGGCCCGCCGGACGCGCCGGGCACCACGTCCACGTCCTCCGGCCGCAGCCCGCGCTCGCGCAGAATGCGCAGCGCGTCGGGGCCGGCCAGAACCGAGAGCGCCGAAGCCATTACATCAACAGGGTTTCCACGCGGTGCGCGTGCACCATCCCCTCGCACGGCGACCAGGCGAACACGGTGAAGCGCCCGTCCTGCGACGCCACCAGCGCCAGGGCGTCGCGCTGGTCGTGGATGAACTGCGCGGCGGACAGGTGGCGCGTGCCGCCCAGCCGCGACGGATCCACCACTTCCGGCGCGTTGCCCATGACGGGGGCGGTGACGGCCACCTGGTCCACCCGCTCGCTTCCCCGCTTGCGCACCAGCTTTACGCCGAACGCCAGCACCTCGTGGCGCTCGTTGATGACCGTGGCTCCGTCCACCGCCGTCAGCCCGGCGACGGCGGCAACCGAACGGCGCAGCGACTCGCGCCACGCGCTGCGGGCGCGCTCCTCGTCGCCCGCGCGCAGCAGCTCCGACAGGTCGGCGTATGGGGCCACGCGGTACGGCATGGGCTGCAGCGCGGAATCCCGCCATCCATCTCCCGCCGCGGGAACGACGAGGAGCGAACCGCCGCGGCCGTGCGTGCGCATGGAAACGGCCAGCTGAATCAGCACGTCCGTGGGCCCCGCGGCCGGCAGCTGCGCCCCGAACCCGAGCAGGGTGGACAGCAGAGCCGGGCAGTCGGGCAGGCTTACGGCGCCCTCGTCCACCACCTCGATGCGGTCGCCGCGCAGCACGGCGATGGTGCCGAACTTGTCCAGCTCGTCGCCGCGCCGGTACTTGAGGACGAGCACGCCGGGCTCCACCACCTCCAGCACGAAGGTGAGGTTGGGAACGCTGCGGGTGGTGCCCCACACGCGCAGCTTGCCACCGTCCGGCCACACGCCCAGGTGAATGCCGGCGCGCTCCACCGCCGGGGCCAGGCGCGCCAGCGGCTCGGGGGAAAGCGGCAGCGGCTTGTCGAACACCATGGGGTGCCCGGTGCCGTCCGGGGGGAGAAAGGCGAGGGAAATGCGGGGATCGTGGCCCTCTTCCTTGCGCAAGCTGGCCCAGAACGCCGCGTCGATCAGCGCCTCGATCTGCACGATGACGGGCTGCGGGGCCAGTTCCTCATATCCGCGCTGGCGCACCGTTGCCAAGTGTTCCGCCAGCTGTTCCGCCACGATCGGCGCGACCGCGCGCGCCGCCGGGTAGGTGGGTCCCGTTTTCTTCATGATCCGTGGGTGACAGACCTCGTCCGCACTCCGGCTTCTGCCAGGCTCAGCGGAACTCGTCGCGCTCTACTGCAATCCAGCCACCAACGTAACACCCCGCGCCACACCGCTCCATCATCCGCCACAAGCGGACGCCCGCGCGCCGGACGTGCCGGGGCGCGGGCGCTGGATTGCCTGCCTCTGTCTCTCCTTGTTCCCCGAGGCCGGCGCGATCATCGCCCCGCCGCCAGAATCTCATCCTCGGGAGGATCACATCGGGCGTTCAGGCGGATCCCACGGGAAGCCCCGGCGGACGTTCGCGCCGTACCCCGCGGGCGGCAGGACCGTCAGCCGGGGGAACCGGCGGCCGTGGCGGCGCGGATGCGCTCGGCGGTGAGAATGCCGCGCAGTTCGGGAGAGAGCGCGGGCAGGTCGGAGGCGAGGTCCGGGGTCGTCACCAGGAACCTCGGTCCCGTGGGAGAGCGCCACAGGGCGCCGGCTTCGTCCTCGCGAAACAGGGCGACCCTCCAGCCGTGCGAGAGTGCCCACAGCATCAGTTCGAGATCGTTGGTCAACGCGGTGCCGCCGTCATGATGGAATAAGGCCGACTTCAGCCTTCATGCTGGCGGGTTGCGCACGGTGCACACAAGTACGCACGTAACAATCGATTGTAACGTCGCAATACACCCGGCGTCCGGTCCAACCCGGCAAGCGCCGTCCGTCCCGCAGATGACGCTGCGCCTCAGCCCGTCGCGGAACCCGAAATCAGGCGTGGTACGATTGACCCCGACTCCCATGCGCCATTACCTTCGGATTCCGTCCATCTTCTTCGCCGTCTCCGCCCATGCGTACGCTCGCGCGCTGTTCAAGGCTTCTGCTTGCCGCCGTGGCCGCCGCGTGCGGAACCGTGGAAGGCACGCAGTCAGGTACGAACTCTTTTCCCGACACGCCCACCCGGCTTCGTAACGCGTCGTCCGTGCGGGAAATTGGTGCCAGCGGAGAGGATGCGTCGTTCACCGCGATCACGACGCTGGACGTGGACTCGCGCGGCATGATCTACGTGCCGGACACCTACCGGCAGCAGATCACGGTTCTGGGGCCGGACGGCCGGTGGGTCCGGTCCTTTGGCCGGCGGGGTGCCGGTCCCGGAGAATTCCGGGCGATCCGCGGCGTTCAGCTGCTCGCCGGAGACAGCCTGCTGGCCTATGACCCCAGTCTGGGGCGGGTCACCGTGTTCGCCCCGGGGTCCGATCAGGCCGCCTACTCCGTAAACTTGGCGGCCCGGCTCGGCGGCGCGGCCCCGTTCGATCTCCGCAGAACGCACGACGGCTCCACGTACCTGGCGCTCTTCAGGCCCATGTTCGCCTTCGGGCAGGGCGGCGGCGAGGCGAGGCAGGACCGCGTACGCCACCTGGGCGCGGACGGATCGCCGCGCGCGGACCTGCTGCGTTTTCCTTCGCGGGCGTTTCTGGTCGCGGGGACGTCCGTGATGCCCCACCCGTTCGGGCGGGAGGGGTTTGCGCGACTGGATTCCGGGGACCGCGTGTTCTTCATCCAGTCGGATTCCCTGGCGGCGGACATCTACAATCTGGCCGGCCAGCGGACCGGGCGCTTCGCCGTCCCGTACACGCCACCCGCCATCACGCGCGCGGATCAGGACGACGCGCTCGCCGCCATGCCCGCGGTGGACCGCCCCGTCTTTGCCCCGGTGCTGAAAGATTCGCTCCCGGAACGGTGGCCGGCGGTGCGCGGCGTTCTGTTGGACGACCGTGACCGCATCTGGATGCAGCTGGGCGGCGGCACGCGGCGGAATGCGGAATGGGCCGCCTTTGATGGAAACGGTTCCTACCTGGGGTCGATGCTGATCCCCGCGGGCAGCGAAGTGCGCCTGATTCGCGGAGATGGAACCGTGTACGCCTCGCGGGCCGACTCGGACGACGTTCCGCACGTTGTCGTATACCGGATGGCCCGCACCCCGCGCTGATGCATCCGGCATCGAGTACGTCCCACACCAGGCTTGCCTCATGTACAGGATGATTGCCGTAGGCGGATTGCTTCTGGCGCTGTTCGCGGGCGGAACGGCGCCCGCCGCCGCGCAGCCGGCTGATTCCAACCGGATCGTGGACGTGCACGTGGATGTGGGAAGCGAGAACCAGTCGTTCGACGGCTCCATGCCGGAAGGGGGACGCTTCCGGCTCACGATCGCCGGGCGCGGCACCTTTGAGCTTTCCGCCGTCCTGGTGAACGCGGCCACCCGTACGTTCCGCGTCAGCGTCTACTCCGGCGCGGAACACGCCGCAAGCGCGGATCTCAGGCTGGTGGAGCGGGTGGATGCGCGCCAGGAAGCGTCCGTCACGCTCCGGTCGGTGCCCGGGGTATCGGTGGTGATCGACGGCACCCGGGCCCGGACCACCGCTCGACAGAGGAAGAAGCAGCGGTAAACGCCGTCCCTGGGCTGCGGAACCGATGCGATCGAACGAAGTCGGACGATCCGCACGAACAGTCGTGAGGCTTCACCTGCTCGCGGCGCCGGTCCCGGCCTGAAGTCTCCCCTCTCCGTGCGGCAGTTTGCATGGGGAGGGGCCGGGGGAGGGGCCTCACAGCACGGCGATGGGCGGTACTCCGCAGAAGCGAGGGACAAAACGAGCCCCGGCCGAAAGACGGCTGGGACTCGTTCTTTTTGTCTCGGTCGGGCTGGGCCGGCGGGGCAGAATCAGGTGCCGCCGGTGCGCCGGGTTACGCCGGCGCGGATTCGCACTCGCGCGCGCGGGCCAGGAGGAGCGCGCGCTCCCGTTCGTTTCGCGTCAGCGACGCGGCGCGTTCGAACTCGGCGCGCGCCTCGTCCGCGCGGCCCAGCTTGGCCAGCAGATCGCCCCGCACGCTGGGCAGCAGGTGATAGTTCCTGAGCGACGCAATCCCGGTGAGCTGGTCCGCCAGCGCCAGTCCCGCCGCCGGCCCGAACGCCATTCCAAGCGCCACCGCGCGGTTCAGCTCCACCACGGGCGAGGGCGCCGCCCGGGCCAGCGCGTCGTACAGCGCGGCCATGCGCACCCAGTCCGTTTCCGCCGCCGTGCGAGCGCGCGCGTGGCACGCGGCGATGGCGGCCTGCAGTCCGTACGGGCCCAATCCGCCGCCCAGCGACGCCGCCTTTTCCAGCGCCGCCAGTCCGCGCCGGATCAGCAGGTAGTCCCACCGGCGGCGGTCCTGGTCCAGCAGCAGCACCGGCTCGCCGCCCGGCCCCACGCGCGCGCCCAGCCGCGACGCCTGAATCTCCATCAGCGCCACCAGCCCGTGCACCTCCGCCTCGCCGGGCACCAGGCCGGCCAGAATGCGGCCCAGGCGCAGGGCATCTTCGCACAGCGCGGGACGCACCCAGTCATCTCCCGCCGTCGCCGAGTATCCCTCGTTGAAGATCAGGTAGACGACCTCCAGCACGGACGCGAGGCGGGCGGGCAGCTCGTTCGCCAGCGGCACCTCGAACGGAACGCGCGATTCGGTGAGCGTCCGCTTGGCCCGCACGATCCGCTGGGCGATGGTGGGCGTGGGCACCAGAAAGGCGCGCGCGATCTCCTCCGTGGACAGGCCGCCCAGCATGCGCAGGGTGAGCGCCACCCGCGCCTCCGTGCCCAGCACCGGGTGGCAGCAGGTGAAGACGAGGCGCAGCAGGTCGTCGCCCACGGGATCATCCAGCGCGGCGTCCAAGTCCGGCACGGCGGACTCGATGCGCGCCTCCAGCTCCGCGCCGAGTTCCTGGTGCTTGCGCTCCAGCATCCTGTCGCGCCGGAAACCGTCGATGGCGCGGCGCTTTGCGGCGGCCATGAGCCATGCGCCGGGATTGTCGGGCACACCCGTCCGGGGCCACCGCTCCAGCGCGGCCACCAGCGCGTCCTGCGCCAGATCCTCCGCCAGCCCCACGTCGCGCACCATGCGCGCAAGCCCGGCGATCAGCCGCGCGGACTCGATGCGCCACACCGCGTCGATGGCGCGGTGCGTATCGGAAGCGGTCACCATGCGCCCGTGGTCATCCGGACGCGGTACGGCGGTCGGGTCATCAACCATCCACTTCGGTGGCGGATTCCATGTGCGGCGCGGGGCGGCCGTTCCACGCGGCGCACAGTTCGTCGGCAAAGCGCACCAGCAGGTACTCCGTGCGCGGCATGACGCAGCAGCGCTCGCTGGAGCAGGCGATGCGGACGCTTTCGCCCATCCACGGGTCCGGCTCCAGCGTGGCGCAGGCTCCGCAGAAGGGGCACGGCCGCAGCACGGCATTCAGCGCGGGCGGCGGCGAGGCTGTGGTTTCACTCACGGCTATCCTGGAATGTGCGGGTCGGGAGTGAGATTGCGCCATCCATCGGGCGCGAGAGGCGTGGGGATCACGAGGGTGGGACGCGGATCACGGCGCGGCGGCGCTCACCGCCCGGGCCGCGGCGGCGCTCACGTGGTCGAAGCGGTCGCGCAGATCCAGCGCGGCCTCGTCGCCCAGCGCGGCCACCACGCGCGCGTGCGCCTGCGTCCACAGCGGAAGCGCGGAATCCACGCAGCGCCCGCCGGCCTCGGTGAGCAGCGCCAGGCGCACGCGGCGGTCCGTCTCCAGGCGAAGCATCTGCAACAGCCCCGCGGTTTCCAGCGGCTTCAGGGCGCGCGACAGCGTCGTGGCGTCCATGGCCAGGATCTCCGCTAGCCGCGCCATGGTCGCGCCCCGCTCGCCGTGCATGGCCACCGCGTTCAGCAGGGTGAGCTGCGTGGCCTGAATGCTCAGCGGGCGCAGCGCGTCGTCGTACATGCGGGTGATGGCGCGCGAGACGCGCCGGGCGCGAAAGCAGAGGCAGTCGGCCGTCATCGCCTGCGCCGCGCGTTGATGATTCATCATGATGCATGCATATGCATTCTTTCTTTCCGGCGCAAGATCCGCGGGTTTGCACCCCTGTCCGCCGGGCCGCCCGTTCCTGCCCGATCGCGGAGCGGAGACGGTGGCTGGAGAAAGAACGCAAACCGTTCGGGAACATGCGGATGCCTTCCGCGAGTTCATCCGTTTACAGAATCACTGTGGACGACTTTTCCTCGTAAACGCTGGGAAACGGCGTGGACGTGACGATTGTACTTCTTGTGAAAACTCTGTCTGCTGGGGCGAATTCAGGCATCCGTTGTGCCCTCCCCGGCGGGACGGTTCGCCGAGCACGGCGGGCCGGCGGAAACCATCATTCCCACAAGGTGCCCATGTCACCGAGCATCCCCGCACGCACCCTGGCCGCCTTTGCCGCGGCGGCCTCCCTCGCGGCCTGCATCGACTCCGTTCCCACCGAACCCCTCGCCGGCGCCGGCGCAGGGGGCGCGCTTCCCCGCATGGCGCTCAGCACCGCCGGCGCCGCGCCGTACGAGTACGCCTGCGGCGTCAGCATGGCGCCGGACCAGGCCGCGGCCAACACCCGCATTCGCGCGGACTACCAGATCTGGAAGGCGGCCCGCGTATACAGCACCGGCACCTCTCCCGCCGTGAACGGGCTTCGCGTCACCACCGGCCCGGGGTGGGTGTTCGACATCGGGAATGGGAGCACGGCGGCTCCGTACGCCACGCTCTCCGAGGGCCAGGGCTACGGAATGGTTCTGGCCGCCACCATGGGCGACAAGGCCACGTTCGACGGATTGTGGGCGTACGCCAAGGCGCACCACAACTCGCGCGGCATGATGAAGTGGGCCATCGACCAGAACGGCACCGCGCTGGACACCAATGCCGCCAGCGATGGCGACGAGGACATGGCGTATGCGCTGATGATGGCCGACAAGCGCTGGGGCGGATACTGGAACGACCTGAACGCGCTGGTGGGCAGCATGAAGACGTACATCGTCGATCCCACCACGTACGTCTTCAAGTCCGGCGACTGGTCCGGGAGCAGCGCGCTGGTGGTGCACCCGGGCTACCTGGATCCCTCGTACTACAAGGCGTTCGCGCTGTACCTGGGCGACGCGTCGTGGAACAGCGTATCCGACAAGAGCTACACCATTCTCGCCAACGTCGACTCGCGCAGCAGCGCCAACGGAAGCAGCAACGCCAGCACCGGCCTCATCCCCGACCACGTCAAGGTCAACGGCGACAGCAGCAGCACCGCGGACTACCGCTTCAGCTGGAACGCCATCCGCGGTCCGTGGCGCCTGGCCAAGGACGCCGTGTACAACTGCGAAAGCCGCGCGGAAAACCGGCTGGACCTGATGAACTCATTCTTTTCCGGCGTCGGCGCCTCCAACATCCAGACCGGCTACTACCTGAACGGCGGCGTGCAGGAGCCGTGGCTGAACGAGGCGACCTTCGTGGGGCCCCTCACCGCCGCCGCGCTGACGTCGACGAACACCACGTACCGCACCTCCATGTGGAACCGCACGGTGGACCTGGGCACGCTGCAGACGTGGTCCGGTGCGCCCCGGCAGGACACCACCTACTACGCCGCCGAACTGCGCCTGATGAGCCTGCTGCTGGCCAGCGGCAACATGGAAGATCCGCTTTCCGGCGACCGCCGCCTGCGGCTGGACGACTTTGAGCGCAACGACCTGAACTCCAAGTGGTGGCCGTACGCCGCCACCGGCGACACCATCACCCGCGTGCGCGTGACGCCGTCCGCCGTGGGGTCCGGCATGCAGCTGACCTACGCCGTGGAGGACTGGGGCGGGCTGGGGCGCGACGTGAACGCCAACTGGTCCGGCTACCGGGCGCTGGAGTTCTGGTTCAAGGGGACGAACAGCGGCAACACCATCCGCCTGCAGGTCGTGGACGCCGACGGCGAGCAGTTCGAGCATCGCGTAGTGGACAACTTCACGGGATGGCAGTTCGGCAGCGTGCCGCTGAACACCACGGGCTTTCCGCGCGCGGCGTGGCAGCAGCCGGGCGTTCCCAACAACGGAATGACGCTGAGCAACGTCACCACCTTTCACCTGATTCCCGACGGCGGACGGGGCAGCTTTGAGATCGACGCCATCGAACTGATTCCGCAGTAACCGGATCGGCGGGATCGGCGGACCGGCCGGCCTCCATGCGGGGGCCGGCCGGTCCGTTTCGGGCCGATGCCGGATCCTTTCCGGCCGATGAGGGTCCGCCGCGAAAGCAGGCTTGTTCCGGGTGCGTTCCTTGCTCCTGCGATCGACGGATTCCAGCGCACCGGATCGCGGGCGCGGCCCTTGTACCGCCTCGCGATCCGCGCTACGCTGTCCGGCACCCGCCGCTCGTCATCCGTCCATCCTCTGCCTCGTGACGCCGTGAACCGTCCCGTGACCATCCTCTGCCTCACCAGCTACTTCAAGGGCGAGGAGTTTCTCCGCGAGTGCAAGCGGCAGGGGTGCCGCGTCCTGCTGGTCACCGTCGAAAAGCTGCGCGACGCCGAGTGGCCACGCGAAGCCATCGACGAAGTGTTCTACATGCCGCACCTGTACGGGCGTGAGGACGTCATCCACGGCATCAGCTACCTGGCGCGAACCGAGACAATCGACCGCATCGTTCCGCTGGACGAGTTCGACCTGGAAATGGCGTCCACGCTGCGCGAACACCTGCGCATTCCGGGGATGGGCGAAACCACGGTGCGCCACTACCGCGACAAGCTGGCGATGCGCATGGTGGCGCGAGAGGCGGGGATTCTAGTTCCGGACTTCGTCCCCGTGCTGCACCACGAGCCCATCCGCCACTTCCTGGAAACGGTGCCGGCGCCGTGGGTGCTCAAGCCGCGGCTGTCCGCGTCCGCCATCGGCATCAAGAAGCTGAGCGATCCGGAGCAGGTGTGGCGCACGATCGAGGAACTGGGCGACAAGCGGTCGTTCCACGTGCTGGAGCGCTTCATCCCCGGCCGCGTGTATCACGTGGATTCGCTGGCGTGGAAGGGCGAAATCGTCTTCAGCGAGGCCAACGGCTACGTGACGCCGCCGTTCGAGGTGTACCACGGCGGCGGCCTGTTCTCCACCCGCACGCTGCCGCGGGATTCCGACGAGGCGCGCACGCTGCGCGAACTGGACGTGCAGGTGCTGCGCGCGCTGGGCATGGTGCGCGGCGCGCTGCACACCGAATTCATCCGCGGGGATGAGGACGGGCGCTTCTACTTCCTGGAGACGGCGGCGCGGGTGGGCGGCGCCAACATCGTGGAAATGACGGAAGCCGCCACCGGCGTGAACCTGTGGCGCGAGTGGGCGCGGCTGGAGATCGCGGACGTTCGTGGCGAGAACTACACGCCTCCGCGGGCGCGGGCGGAACACGCGGGGCTGCTGGTGTCGCTGGCGCGGCAGGAGTGGCCGGACACATCGGCGTACCAGGACCCCGAAATCGTGTGGCGCATGAACAAGCTGCACCACGTGGGGATGATCGTGGCGTCGCCCAGCGCGGACCGCGTGTCGCACCTGCTGCACGAGTACATGGGCCGCGTCCGCGACGACTTCTACGCGTCCATGCCGGCGGCCGAGTCCGCGACGGAGTGAACGGGACGGGGCCTTCTCACGGAGCGAACCGAGCCAGCGGAGCCATGAGGCTTCCGCTGGCTTCTTTTTTCTGCGCCTTCATCGGCGCAGGCAGCACGCCAGCGTTGCGGGACGACTCCCCACCCGACAATATTGACGCCGAACGATCGGCACCGCCGACGAGCGGTTCTGCTCCACCTCTTTCATGATTGATTCAATGCGAAAGATTCTCTGTTGTTTTGTTGTCCTGGCCGCGTGCGTGGCCGGCGCGCCGGTGCACGCGCAGAATGCGCCGGAGCGCACCGACACCATCCGCGGCGAGGATTTCAGCGACCGACCCATCGCGTCGGCCTTCGGCCTGCCTCAGCCCACCGAGGACCAGATAAACCTGATGCGCAGCGGCGCTCGCTGCATGCAGACGGATGACGCGGTCCTCTGCAACCTGAAGGTCGAGGGCAGGGCTTGGGAGGAATGCGCGAACACCGCCCTCGTGGGCCAGTTCGTCGTCTGGTTCGACATGCTGGGGGGCCGTGCGAGCGACAAGCGCGTCTACGTGGCTGTCGATTGTGACCATGAAACCGTCACGGTCACCTCCCTCAGGAAGTTCCCCGAGGTCGAGTTTACGCTGGCGAGGCGCCAGCGCAATGAGACGGAGGAGAGAACCCGGAGTGTGATCTTCATCCAGTCCGGTCAGAGGTAACGCTTTTTCGGAGAGAGTCCCGTTGTCTCCGCGGCCCCCCCTGTGCGGGCCTCACGCGACTCGGTTCCACCCGAGAGGTTATGGAGGATGCACGGAGGTCACGGAGGAGTTCTCCGCGGCCTCCGTGCTTTTTGCGCCGATGGCGCTCGATCCAGAATATTACCCGGATGATATTGACGGATGGATTATACCCGGATATAATTCATCCAGACACTGAACCGGGTGATGAGGATGAACAAGCGGGAACTGGTGCGGGCATACAAGGAATCGGCGCGGCCGATGGGCATCTTTCGCGTGCACAACACGGCGAATGGCCGCTCGCTCGTGGGGCGCTCGGTGGATCTGCCGTCCATCCTCAACCGCATGCGCACGCAGCTCAAGTTCGGCGGGCACCCCAACCGCGAGTTGCAGCGCGAGTGGAACGCGCTGGGCCCGGACGTGTTCGCGTTCGAGGTGCTCGACACGCTCACCCCGCCGGACGACAGCCCCGGCTACGACCCCGCCGACGACCTGCGCACGCTGGAGGCGATGTGGATGGAGCGCCTGGAGCCGTTCGACGAACGCGGCTACCACAAGCGCCCGGCGAGCCCGTGAGCGGCGGAAACTGCACGGTCTTCGATGGCGCGCGGCGGATCTATGGCGGCCCGCTGCACGAGGCGGCCGCCGCCTTCCGCCGCGCGCAGTTGGATGGCGCCGCGGGGCCGCTGCTGGTGTTCGATGACGCCACCGGCCGCGTAATCGACATCAACACGCGCGGCACGGAGGAGGAGGTCACCGCGCGGTACTCCCCCGCCCCGTCGGTGACGGAGAACGGATCAGGCACGCCAGGGGCGGAAAACGAAGGCGCCGCGTCCAGGGTGGAGACCGGATCCGCGGCGCAGGCGGAGGAGGCTGCGCCGCGCCGCCGCGGGCGTCCCAGCCTGGGCGTGGTCGCGCGCGAGGTGACGCTGCTGCCGCGGCACTGGGAGTGGCTGGCCACGCAGCCGGGCGGCGCGTCGGTCGCCATCCGCAAGCTGGTGGAGGAGGCGCGCCGCACCAGCGCCGCCGCCGACCAGCGCCGCGCCGCGCGGGACGCCGCCTATCGTTTCCTGTCGGCGATGGGCGGCGACCTGCCGGGGTTCGAGGAAGCCGCCCGCGCCCTCTTCGCCGACGATGCCGCGCGCTTTGCCAGCCTCATCGCAGCGTGGCCGGCGGATGTGCGTGACTACGTCCAGAACCTCGCGTTTCCCGACGCGCGGGGCGGTGATGAAGACGGCGCGGGTTTGGGGCGCGGAGGCTAGCGGGACGGCGGGATGGGGAGCGTTCGGTGCGGACCGGAGGGCGGTGCGGGCCGGAGAGTGACGCCCTCACCCCGCGTGCTGCGCACGACGACCCTCTCCCACGAACAGATGTGGGAGAGGGAGCACACCCCAGTTCGTTGCGGCTGAAAGACTTGCGGCGGGTGGCGCGCTCCGGTCCGGCTGTTGAAACCGCGCCTCGAAAGACACGGAAGTCCGCCTGCGCGGACTATGCCCCCGACAGTGTCGTAGGCCCCCGATGCAGTTGAAGCCCCGAACGGCGCCTGTGGGCGTCGTGTCGGGGCTTCCCGCTGTTTGAGCGGCGGATTCATTCGCTCAACGATGTTCGCGATCGGCGCCAAACCTCATCCCCGAACCACTGCCAATCCGATACCATGCTGCCCTCGCTTCTCCGCCCCGGCTGTTGTCGGCCGTGGGGCTGATGAGGCGCCCCGCAGTCAGGACGAAAGCGTGCGGACGAGGCGGTACAGGAACTCCTGGCCCTCGTAGTACGACTGCGTGGAAATGCGCTCGTTGGGGGCGTGCGCGCGCACATCGTCCACGTCCAGAAAGATCCCCGACACACCATACATCGGGATCCCCGCAGAGCGGAAGTACAGGCTGTCCGTCGCACCGATTCCCATCACCGGAACCACGGGCACGCCGGGCCACATCTCCTCCGTAAGCCCCTCCACCGCGTTCATCACCTCCGCCGTCAGCGGCGAGGGCGGGCTGG of the Longimicrobium terrae genome contains:
- a CDS encoding ATP-grasp domain-containing protein, whose product is MNRPVTILCLTSYFKGEEFLRECKRQGCRVLLVTVEKLRDAEWPREAIDEVFYMPHLYGREDVIHGISYLARTETIDRIVPLDEFDLEMASTLREHLRIPGMGETTVRHYRDKLAMRMVAREAGILVPDFVPVLHHEPIRHFLETVPAPWVLKPRLSASAIGIKKLSDPEQVWRTIEELGDKRSFHVLERFIPGRVYHVDSLAWKGEIVFSEANGYVTPPFEVYHGGGLFSTRTLPRDSDEARTLRELDVQVLRALGMVRGALHTEFIRGDEDGRFYFLETAARVGGANIVEMTEAATGVNLWREWARLEIADVRGENYTPPRARAEHAGLLVSLARQEWPDTSAYQDPEIVWRMNKLHHVGMIVASPSADRVSHLLHEYMGRVRDDFYASMPAAESATE
- a CDS encoding GIY-YIG nuclease family protein, which produces MNKRELVRAYKESARPMGIFRVHNTANGRSLVGRSVDLPSILNRMRTQLKFGGHPNRELQREWNALGPDVFAFEVLDTLTPPDDSPGYDPADDLRTLEAMWMERLEPFDERGYHKRPASP
- a CDS encoding DUF2239 family protein; protein product: MSGGNCTVFDGARRIYGGPLHEAAAAFRRAQLDGAAGPLLVFDDATGRVIDINTRGTEEEVTARYSPAPSVTENGSGTPGAENEGAASRVETGSAAQAEEAAPRRRGRPSLGVVAREVTLLPRHWEWLATQPGGASVAIRKLVEEARRTSAAADQRRAARDAAYRFLSAMGGDLPGFEEAARALFADDAARFASLIAAWPADVRDYVQNLAFPDARGGDEDGAGLGRGG